One stretch of Amycolatopsis tolypomycina DNA includes these proteins:
- a CDS encoding TNT domain-containing protein yields MPRDASQWREPSHEVGTALVDVAPPGWRRIDLVSRVNVDVQDFVLTVLMADGRQATVPVPDRVVPAVRRMRDAYYVPGEGTWFSMRYMINPPGRIQTVFNLDWDPHWSPSIDPAGWVRDLDAYPRDPENIQPWLRARLAEAGRPVPEDVPAERPQPPLDPVGQNWYWDAISNLVVLSAPPDWTQVMLTYRAIGGYTELPSMVRRATDGGLVLWEPPQEVTELLAELRAAMYYPDRGTWFQAVAHVSPNSAIEYTYTWDDEPAWDGPRPVAEFARELAQFPRSGEALPGWLAEVTGAVATSSSPDDPEAAATEALRAAEDAAAELEIPAARYRIGEVADGAWCLVREDDGWAVFRAEGDQRRELATFSTAAEAVRYFVGHLYLDRTALRGELPPDAKRPTGQWPIQPVGGDAGLQMYGGKRLVTLPPGTEMDRYGDPDGNTLYAARTEWPHRSEPDEVQGWAYHVYRLRRPVRAVTGTVVAWYDQPGGGTAYVLERPVADLLADGAVEEVPQATTRPPAAEDR; encoded by the coding sequence ATGCCTCGTGACGCCTCGCAGTGGCGGGAGCCGTCTCACGAAGTGGGCACCGCCCTCGTCGACGTCGCGCCCCCCGGGTGGCGGCGGATCGACCTGGTGAGCCGGGTCAACGTCGACGTCCAGGACTTCGTGCTGACCGTGCTGATGGCGGACGGCAGGCAGGCGACCGTCCCGGTGCCGGACCGGGTGGTGCCCGCCGTGCGCCGCATGCGCGACGCGTACTACGTGCCCGGCGAGGGCACGTGGTTCTCGATGCGGTACATGATCAACCCGCCCGGGCGCATCCAGACGGTGTTCAACCTGGACTGGGACCCGCACTGGTCGCCGTCGATCGACCCGGCGGGGTGGGTGCGCGACCTCGACGCCTACCCACGCGACCCGGAGAACATCCAGCCGTGGCTGCGCGCCCGGCTCGCCGAGGCGGGCCGTCCGGTGCCCGAAGACGTCCCCGCCGAGCGACCGCAGCCGCCGCTGGACCCGGTGGGCCAGAACTGGTACTGGGACGCGATCTCGAACCTCGTCGTGCTGTCCGCGCCGCCGGACTGGACGCAGGTGATGCTCACCTACCGGGCGATCGGCGGGTACACCGAGCTGCCGTCGATGGTGCGCCGGGCCACCGACGGCGGGCTGGTCCTGTGGGAGCCACCGCAGGAAGTCACCGAGCTGCTCGCCGAGCTGCGGGCGGCCATGTACTACCCGGACCGGGGAACCTGGTTCCAAGCCGTCGCGCACGTCTCGCCCAACTCCGCCATCGAGTACACGTACACGTGGGACGACGAGCCGGCGTGGGACGGACCCCGCCCGGTGGCCGAGTTCGCCCGCGAGCTCGCGCAGTTCCCGCGCAGCGGCGAAGCACTGCCCGGCTGGCTGGCCGAGGTGACAGGCGCCGTGGCGACGTCGTCGAGCCCGGACGACCCCGAAGCGGCAGCCACGGAAGCCCTGCGCGCCGCCGAAGACGCGGCGGCCGAGCTCGAGATCCCCGCCGCCCGCTACCGGATCGGCGAGGTCGCCGACGGCGCCTGGTGCCTGGTCCGCGAGGACGACGGCTGGGCGGTCTTCCGGGCCGAGGGCGACCAGCGGCGGGAACTGGCCACCTTCTCCACCGCGGCGGAGGCGGTCCGCTACTTCGTCGGTCACCTCTACCTCGACCGGACGGCGTTGCGCGGCGAACTGCCGCCGGACGCCAAGCGCCCCACCGGCCAGTGGCCGATCCAGCCCGTCGGCGGTGACGCCGGCTTGCAGATGTACGGCGGAAAACGCCTGGTCACGCTGCCGCCGGGCACCGAGATGGACCGCTACGGCGACCCGGACGGCAACACGCTGTACGCGGCGCGGACCGAGTGGCCGCACCGGTCGGAACCGGACGAGGTCCAGGGCTGGGCCTACCACGTGTACCGCCTGCGCCGGCCCGTGCGAGCCGTCACCGGCACGGTCGTCGCCTGGTACGACCAGCCCGGCGGCGGGACGGCGTACGTGCTGGAGCGGCCGGTCGCCGACCTCCTGGCCGACGGCGCCGTCGAGGAGGTCCCGCAGGCCACGACCCGGCCACCGGCGGCGGAGGACCGATGA
- a CDS encoding ferredoxin, with product MTTPPVPLSPEQQQQLVNRIGHGLASLAPPGTWRQVRAEYRAAGRHIEADVVVTGQDGVPRAIQPPPELLQLLGTLRAGMYRPGAGTWLGAVLTVDPVRGVGADFELDREPQWRRTPPPIGFQDELRAFPRDGRNVPEWLRRRAAGPAEEEGVRTPRIHDGLDAGGRPLVRRPPVAPAEAEQLLAYLDAAPVILASRSNGPDAFAPERTDAVPLNFRTDGVWAWPGAVAYYLREHGVPPDPELVAHIRARRYTAPGEVTEAATDLALAAITAQTTT from the coding sequence ATGACCACCCCGCCGGTGCCGCTGAGCCCCGAGCAGCAACAGCAACTCGTCAACCGGATCGGGCACGGGCTGGCGTCGCTGGCCCCGCCGGGCACCTGGCGGCAGGTCAGGGCCGAATACCGCGCGGCCGGACGGCACATCGAAGCCGACGTCGTCGTCACCGGCCAGGACGGCGTGCCGCGGGCGATCCAGCCGCCGCCGGAGCTGCTCCAGCTCCTGGGCACGCTGCGCGCGGGCATGTACCGGCCGGGCGCGGGCACCTGGCTGGGCGCGGTGCTGACCGTCGACCCCGTGCGGGGCGTCGGCGCCGACTTCGAGCTCGACCGGGAGCCGCAGTGGCGGCGCACCCCGCCGCCGATCGGCTTCCAGGACGAGCTGCGGGCGTTCCCGCGCGACGGCCGGAACGTCCCGGAGTGGCTGCGGCGGCGCGCGGCCGGACCGGCCGAGGAGGAGGGCGTCCGGACCCCGCGGATCCACGACGGCCTGGACGCGGGCGGCCGCCCGCTCGTCCGGCGACCGCCGGTGGCACCGGCCGAAGCCGAGCAGCTGCTCGCCTACCTGGACGCCGCCCCGGTGATCCTGGCGTCCCGCAGCAACGGGCCCGACGCGTTCGCGCCCGAGCGCACGGACGCCGTCCCGCTGAACTTCCGCACGGACGGCGTCTGGGCGTGGCCCGGCGCGGTCGCGTACTACCTGCGCGAACACGGCGTGCCGCCGGACCCGGAGCTGGTCGCCCACATCCGGGCCCGGCGCTACACCGCACCCGGCGAGGTCACCGAAGCCGCCACCGACCTGGCCCTGGCTGCCATCACCGCTCAGACGACGACGTAA
- the ilvA gene encoding threonine ammonia-lyase, which translates to MELVTLERIQAARELLKGVTRVTPMEHARDLRRLHGGPVHLKCENLQRTGSFKIRGAYTRIHGLTPAERERGVVAASAGNHAQGVALASSLLGAKSTVFMPLRAPLPKLAATRGYGADVHLHGALLEETLRAAIEFGERTGAVFIHPFDHPDVIAGQGTVGLEILEQVPGVKTVLVATGGGGLVGGVASAVKALRPDVRVVGVQAEEAAAYPPSLAAGAPVRLSTTSTMADGIAVGEPGLVSFAHVESLVDDVVTVSEQFLSRAVLLCLERRKLVVEPAGAATVAALLQHPGVFEPPVVAILSGGNVDPVLLLQIIQHGMTAGGRYLRLRLRVPDRPGSLVGVLSCVSELGANVLDVEHSRISGSLDLGEADVVLALETRGPEHCKEVEFALANAGYVVV; encoded by the coding sequence ATGGAACTCGTCACCCTCGAGCGGATCCAGGCCGCCCGGGAACTCCTCAAAGGAGTGACCCGGGTGACGCCGATGGAGCACGCGCGCGACCTGCGCCGGCTCCACGGCGGCCCAGTGCACCTGAAGTGCGAAAACCTGCAGCGGACCGGGTCGTTCAAGATCCGCGGCGCCTACACCCGCATCCACGGCCTCACCCCGGCCGAGCGCGAGCGGGGCGTCGTCGCGGCCAGCGCCGGCAACCACGCGCAGGGCGTCGCGCTGGCGTCGTCGCTGCTGGGCGCCAAGTCCACCGTCTTCATGCCGCTGCGGGCCCCGCTGCCGAAGCTCGCCGCCACCCGCGGCTACGGCGCCGACGTCCACCTCCACGGCGCGCTCCTGGAGGAGACGCTCCGGGCCGCGATCGAGTTCGGCGAGCGGACCGGGGCCGTGTTCATCCACCCCTTCGACCACCCGGACGTCATCGCCGGCCAGGGCACGGTCGGCCTCGAGATCCTCGAGCAGGTGCCGGGCGTGAAGACGGTCCTGGTCGCGACCGGCGGCGGCGGGCTGGTCGGCGGCGTCGCCTCGGCGGTGAAGGCGCTGCGCCCGGACGTCCGCGTCGTCGGCGTCCAAGCCGAGGAGGCCGCGGCGTACCCGCCGTCGCTGGCCGCGGGCGCGCCGGTGCGGCTGAGCACGACGTCGACGATGGCCGACGGGATCGCGGTCGGCGAACCCGGCCTGGTCAGCTTCGCCCACGTCGAATCGCTGGTCGACGACGTCGTGACGGTGTCCGAGCAGTTCCTGTCCCGCGCCGTGCTGCTCTGCCTGGAGCGGCGCAAGCTGGTGGTCGAGCCGGCCGGCGCGGCGACGGTCGCGGCGCTGCTGCAGCACCCCGGCGTGTTCGAGCCCCCGGTGGTGGCCATCCTGTCGGGCGGCAACGTCGACCCGGTGCTCCTGCTCCAGATCATCCAGCACGGCATGACCGCGGGCGGCCGCTACCTGCGGCTGCGGCTGCGGGTCCCGGACCGCCCGGGCTCGCTGGTCGGCGTGCTGTCGTGCGTCAGCGAACTGGGCGCGAACGTGCTCGACGTCGAGCATTCGCGCATCTCCGGCAGCCTCGACCTCGGTGAGGCCGATGTCGTCCTCGCCCTGGAGACCCGGGGGCCCGAGCACTGCAAAGAAGTCGAGTTCGCGCTGGCGAACGCGGGTTACGTCGTCGTCTGA
- a CDS encoding TIGR03618 family F420-dependent PPOX class oxidoreductase: MTTVYEPGRGPGPAKPTEDATSRLLGAHSLGALATVNRGGFPHLSTVAYAWDPAERVVRIGSTAGRAKVRQLARDPHASLYVSSDDHMAFAVAEGVAEVSPVSSVPGDETGRALLAMQAPFEDPEAEAAFLRNMVEDRRVVITLRVERLYGGGLDLG; encoded by the coding sequence GTGACCACCGTTTACGAGCCGGGCCGCGGTCCCGGCCCCGCCAAGCCCACCGAAGATGCGACGAGCCGGCTGCTGGGCGCCCACAGCCTGGGCGCGCTGGCCACCGTCAACCGCGGTGGCTTCCCGCACCTGTCCACGGTCGCCTACGCCTGGGATCCGGCGGAGCGGGTGGTGCGGATCGGGTCGACCGCGGGACGCGCGAAGGTGCGCCAGCTCGCCCGAGACCCGCACGCGTCGCTGTACGTCAGCAGCGACGACCACATGGCCTTCGCCGTCGCGGAGGGCGTCGCCGAGGTGTCGCCGGTCAGCTCGGTGCCCGGGGACGAGACCGGCCGGGCGCTGCTCGCGATGCAGGCGCCGTTCGAAGACCCCGAGGCCGAGGCCGCGTTCCTGCGGAACATGGTCGAAGACCGCCGCGTGGTGATCACGCTCCGGGTGGAACGGCTCTACGGCGGCGGTCTCGACCTCGGGTGA
- a CDS encoding cystathionine gamma-synthase produces MVDDYSELGFETRAIHAGQQPDPRTGAVIVPIYQTSTYAQDGVGGTREGDYEYSRTANPTRSALEEALASLEGGRHALAFASGMAASDVVLRSTLRPGDHLVLGNDAYGGTFRLIDKVLSLWGVEHTVADLANLDEVRAAIRPETKLIWCESPTNPMLGIADIAALAGVAHDAGARLVVDNTFATPYLQNPLSLGADIVLHSTTKYLGGHSDVVGGAIITNEDELREQFFYLRNAAGAVPGPFDAWLTLRGIKTLALRMERHSDNAEKIVQALVKHPKVAKVYYPGLPEHPGHETAAKQMRRFGGMVSFSHVDGEAAALEVASRTKLFILAESLGGIESLIEHPGKMTHASTAGSTLQVPADLLRLSVGIEDGRDLVADLLTALG; encoded by the coding sequence ATGGTGGACGACTACTCCGAACTGGGCTTCGAGACCCGCGCGATCCACGCCGGTCAGCAGCCCGACCCCCGCACCGGCGCGGTGATCGTGCCGATCTACCAGACCTCGACCTACGCGCAGGACGGCGTGGGCGGGACCCGCGAGGGCGACTACGAGTACTCGCGCACCGCGAACCCGACCCGGTCGGCGCTGGAAGAGGCGCTGGCCTCGCTGGAAGGCGGCCGCCACGCGCTGGCCTTCGCCTCCGGCATGGCCGCCTCCGACGTGGTGCTGCGCAGTACCCTCCGCCCCGGCGACCACCTCGTGCTCGGCAACGACGCGTACGGCGGCACGTTCCGCCTGATCGACAAGGTGCTCAGCCTGTGGGGCGTCGAGCACACCGTCGCCGACCTCGCGAACCTCGACGAGGTGCGGGCCGCGATCCGGCCCGAGACCAAGCTCATCTGGTGCGAGTCGCCGACCAACCCGATGCTCGGCATCGCCGACATCGCCGCGCTGGCCGGGGTCGCGCACGACGCCGGCGCCCGCCTGGTCGTCGACAACACCTTCGCGACGCCGTACCTGCAGAACCCGCTGTCGCTGGGCGCGGACATCGTCCTGCACTCGACGACGAAGTACCTCGGCGGCCACTCCGACGTCGTCGGCGGCGCGATCATCACGAACGAAGACGAGCTGCGCGAGCAGTTCTTCTACCTGCGCAACGCCGCGGGCGCGGTGCCGGGGCCGTTCGACGCGTGGCTGACGCTTCGCGGCATCAAGACCCTCGCCCTGCGCATGGAGCGCCACAGCGACAACGCCGAGAAGATCGTCCAGGCGCTGGTCAAGCACCCCAAGGTGGCGAAGGTCTACTACCCGGGCCTGCCGGAGCACCCTGGCCACGAGACGGCGGCGAAGCAGATGCGCCGCTTCGGCGGCATGGTCTCCTTCAGCCACGTCGACGGCGAGGCGGCGGCCCTGGAAGTGGCGAGCCGCACGAAGCTGTTCATCCTCGCCGAGTCGCTCGGCGGCATCGAGTCGCTGATCGAGCACCCGGGCAAGATGACCCACGCGAGCACCGCGGGCTCGACCCTCCAGGTCCCGGCCGACCTGCTGCGCCTTTCGGTCGGCATCGAAGACGGCCGCGACCTGGTGGCCGACCTGCTGACCGCCCTGGGCTGA
- a CDS encoding cystathionine beta-synthase — translation MEYAEHIADLVGNTPLVRLNSLTKGLKPLVLAKVEYLNPGGSVKDRIALRMIEAAEAAGELRPGGTIVEPTSGNTGVGLAMVAQRKGYQCVFVCPDKVSEDKRNVLKAYGARVVVCPTAVPPEHPDSYYNVSDRLVREIEGAWKPNQYANPQNPESHYHSTGPELWTQTGGKITHFVAGVGTGGTISGTGRYLKEVSDGAVQVVGADPEGSVYSGGSGRPYLVEGVGEDFWPDTYDRGIADEIIPVSDADSFQVTRRLALEEGLLVGGSCGMAVAAALKLAERLTEDDVVVVLLPDGGRGYLTKVFNDTWMSSYGFLPPDSSGATVADVLTKKSGSLPDLVHSHPNETVAEAIAILSEFGVSQMPVVSAEPPVMAAEVVGAVNERDLLDALFTGKAQLADRLEQHMSPPLPTIGGGEQVSAAMTALEGADGALVLVDGKPAGVVTRHDLLGFLAGR, via the coding sequence GTGGAGTACGCAGAGCACATCGCCGACCTCGTGGGCAACACCCCGCTGGTCAGGCTGAACTCGTTGACCAAGGGGCTCAAGCCGCTCGTGCTGGCCAAGGTCGAGTACCTGAACCCGGGTGGCTCGGTCAAGGACCGGATCGCGCTGCGCATGATCGAGGCCGCCGAAGCAGCCGGCGAGCTGCGCCCTGGCGGGACGATCGTCGAGCCGACGTCCGGCAACACCGGCGTCGGGCTGGCCATGGTCGCCCAGCGCAAGGGCTACCAGTGCGTGTTCGTCTGCCCGGACAAGGTCAGCGAGGACAAGCGCAACGTGCTCAAGGCGTACGGCGCCCGGGTCGTGGTGTGCCCGACCGCGGTGCCGCCCGAGCACCCGGACTCCTACTACAACGTCTCCGACCGCCTGGTCCGCGAGATCGAGGGCGCCTGGAAGCCCAACCAGTACGCCAACCCGCAGAACCCGGAGAGCCACTACCACTCGACCGGCCCGGAGCTGTGGACGCAGACCGGCGGGAAGATCACGCACTTCGTCGCGGGCGTCGGCACCGGCGGCACGATCTCCGGCACCGGCCGGTACCTCAAGGAGGTCAGCGACGGCGCCGTGCAGGTCGTCGGCGCGGACCCGGAGGGCTCGGTCTACTCCGGCGGCAGCGGCCGCCCGTACCTGGTCGAGGGCGTCGGCGAGGACTTCTGGCCGGACACCTACGACCGCGGCATCGCCGACGAGATCATCCCGGTCTCCGACGCCGACTCCTTCCAGGTCACCCGCCGGCTCGCGCTGGAGGAGGGCCTGCTGGTCGGCGGCTCCTGCGGGATGGCCGTCGCGGCCGCGCTGAAGCTGGCCGAACGGCTCACCGAGGACGACGTCGTGGTCGTGCTGCTGCCCGACGGCGGCCGCGGCTACCTGACGAAGGTGTTCAACGACACGTGGATGTCGTCCTACGGCTTCCTGCCGCCCGACTCCTCGGGCGCGACGGTCGCCGACGTCCTCACGAAGAAGAGCGGCTCGCTGCCCGATCTGGTGCACTCTCACCCGAACGAGACCGTCGCCGAGGCGATCGCGATCCTCTCCGAATTCGGCGTGAGCCAGATGCCCGTCGTCAGCGCGGAGCCGCCGGTGATGGCGGCCGAGGTCGTCGGCGCCGTCAACGAGCGTGACCTGCTCGACGCCCTGTTCACCGGCAAGGCGCAGCTGGCCGACCGGCTCGAGCAGCACATGTCACCGCCGCTGCCGACGATCGGCGGCGGTGAGCAGGTGAGCGCCGCGATGACCGCGCTCGAGGGCGCCGACGGCGCGCTGGTGCTGGTCGACGGCAAGCCGGCCGGCGTCGTCACCCGGCACGACCTCCTGGGCTTCCTGGCCGGTCGCTGA
- a CDS encoding pentapeptide repeat-containing protein yields MWGTRLERVLRTRTIVLWGAGLLVVAAVAATALLTLLGRGRPEDSARLDALKTSANIVIGAGGAAALLLAARRQRSAELDLVRKDHDATERRVTEINGKAADQLGSDKAPVRLAGLYALERPAAGYAEHRQTIVNVLRAYLRMPYRHNRKSAEELQVRKTAQRILLLHLRPGSAEQPNEAFWPDVDLDFSGARLVGLTLTHCSIRSITCYDGEFSNWPRFAAPNSAPRLFKAGPISAEPFSAANARVSTVPFSLVRPISAASPPRGSRERGRGAGFRGGPTAARQNRRTCRHIAIPHGR; encoded by the coding sequence GTGTGGGGAACCCGGCTCGAGCGGGTGCTGCGGACCAGGACGATCGTGCTGTGGGGCGCCGGGTTGCTGGTGGTCGCCGCGGTGGCGGCCACCGCGCTGCTGACCCTCCTCGGCCGGGGACGCCCGGAAGACTCCGCCCGGCTCGACGCGCTGAAGACGTCCGCCAACATCGTGATCGGCGCCGGGGGTGCCGCCGCCCTGCTGCTCGCCGCGCGGCGGCAGCGGTCGGCCGAGCTGGACCTGGTGCGGAAGGACCACGACGCCACCGAACGCCGGGTCACCGAGATCAACGGCAAGGCCGCCGACCAGCTCGGCAGCGACAAGGCGCCGGTCCGCCTCGCGGGCCTCTACGCGCTGGAACGGCCGGCCGCCGGGTACGCCGAACACCGGCAGACCATCGTCAACGTCCTCCGCGCGTACCTGCGGATGCCGTACCGGCACAACCGGAAGAGCGCCGAAGAGCTGCAGGTGCGCAAGACCGCGCAGCGCATCCTGCTGCTGCACCTGCGTCCCGGCTCCGCGGAGCAGCCGAACGAGGCGTTCTGGCCGGACGTCGACCTCGACTTCTCGGGGGCGCGGCTGGTCGGGCTGACGCTGACGCACTGCTCGATCCGCTCGATCACCTGCTACGACGGGGAGTTCTCGAACTGGCCTCGTTTCGCGGCACCGAATTCCGCACCAAGGCTGTTCAAGGCAGGGCCGATTTCCGCGGAACCGTTTTCGGCGGCGAACGCGAGAGTTTCAACGGTGCCGTTTTCGCTGGTCCGGCCGATTTCGGCAGCAAGTCCGCCGCGCGGCTCGCGGGAGCGCGGGCGAGGCGCGGGTTTCCGCGGTGGGCCGACGGCGGCCCGACAGAATCGTCGCACTTGTCGGCACATCGCCATTCCGCACGGGAGGTGA
- a CDS encoding acetyl-CoA C-acetyltransferase: MPEAVIVSTARSPIGRANKGSLVGMRPDDLTAQMVAAALAKVPQLDPADIDDLMLGCGLPGGESGFNMGRAVAVELGYDHLPGCTITRYCSSSLQTTRMAFHAIKAGEGDVFISAGVETVSRFGKGSSDSWPDTHNPLFADAEARTKATAESGADSWTDPRTSGDVPDVYIAMGQTAENLARLKGVTREEMDEFGVRSQNLAEKALADGFWAKDITPVTLPDGTVVSKDDGPRAGVTLEGVSGLKPVFRPDGRVTAGNCCALNDGAAALVIMSDTKARELGLTPLARIVSTGVTGLSPEIMGYGPVEASKQALSRAGLSIGDIDLVEINEAFAAQVIPSYRDLGIELDRLNVNGGAIAVGHPFGMTGARITSTLINSLQHHDKQFGLETMCVGGGQGMALIIERLS; this comes from the coding sequence ATGCCTGAAGCCGTCATCGTCTCCACCGCGCGCTCCCCGATCGGGCGCGCCAACAAGGGCTCACTGGTCGGCATGCGGCCCGACGACCTGACCGCGCAGATGGTCGCGGCGGCGCTGGCCAAGGTGCCGCAGCTCGACCCCGCCGACATCGACGACCTGATGCTCGGCTGCGGTCTCCCGGGCGGCGAGTCCGGGTTCAACATGGGCCGCGCGGTCGCCGTCGAACTGGGCTACGACCACCTGCCCGGCTGCACGATCACCCGGTACTGCTCCTCCAGCCTGCAGACCACCCGGATGGCGTTCCACGCGATCAAGGCCGGCGAGGGCGACGTCTTCATCTCGGCCGGCGTCGAGACCGTCTCGCGGTTCGGCAAGGGCAGCTCGGACTCCTGGCCCGACACGCACAACCCGCTGTTCGCCGACGCCGAGGCGCGCACCAAGGCGACCGCCGAGTCCGGCGCCGACTCCTGGACCGACCCGCGCACGTCCGGTGACGTGCCGGACGTCTACATCGCGATGGGCCAGACCGCGGAGAACCTGGCGCGGCTGAAGGGCGTCACGCGCGAGGAGATGGACGAGTTCGGCGTCCGCTCGCAGAACCTGGCCGAGAAGGCCCTCGCGGACGGGTTCTGGGCCAAGGACATCACCCCGGTGACGCTGCCGGACGGCACGGTCGTCTCGAAGGACGACGGCCCCCGCGCCGGCGTCACCCTGGAAGGCGTCTCCGGGCTGAAGCCGGTGTTCCGCCCCGACGGCCGCGTCACGGCGGGCAACTGCTGCGCGCTCAACGACGGCGCGGCGGCGCTGGTGATCATGTCCGACACGAAGGCGCGTGAGCTGGGCCTGACGCCGCTGGCGCGGATCGTGTCCACCGGCGTCACCGGGCTTTCGCCGGAGATCATGGGCTACGGCCCGGTCGAGGCGTCGAAGCAGGCGCTTTCGCGCGCGGGGCTGTCGATCGGCGACATCGACCTGGTCGAGATCAACGAGGCGTTCGCGGCGCAGGTCATCCCGTCCTACCGCGACCTGGGCATCGAGCTGGACCGGCTGAACGTCAACGGCGGCGCGATCGCGGTCGGCCACCCGTTCGGCATGACGGGCGCCCGGATCACCTCGACGCTGATCAACTCCCTGCAGCACCACGACAAGCAGTTCGGCCTCGAGACGATGTGCGTCGGCGGCGGCCAGGGCATGGCGCTGATCATCGAGCGCCTTTCCTGA
- a CDS encoding YeeE/YedE family protein: MATTQSPIGAKHFPTSCAAPVPRPEDPVKIVPLAVAGVLAAGLTWYVWATQGAKFGVLLLLGLGLGLALFHSRFGFTSAWRQLVAVGNGQGVRAHTVLLGTAATLIALIAGTGSGLFGSKPAPTAGALGLALFVGATLFAIGMQLGGACASGTLFAVGSGQSTIVLTLGGFIAGSALYTWAYPVLSGWPELKGVLLADHVGWFGSWAITVAVLGGIVLVTRVVQRRRTPPPVDVVPTARGFARVFRGSWPMLVGAVVLGVLAAAVFLVSGGIWGITSAFALWGAKVLQVFGLHPETWEFWRLKANATSLAGPIWRDKTSLTDIGIMIGAAVAAAAAGAWKIHSSIPWRTAVAALLGGVLMGVGARMAGGCNIGAYLGGISTGSLHGWLWGVFALGGTWIGLKLRPLFGLANPEPADSVC; this comes from the coding sequence GTGGCGACGACCCAATCCCCGATCGGTGCCAAGCACTTCCCCACCTCCTGTGCCGCGCCCGTGCCGCGGCCGGAAGATCCCGTCAAGATCGTTCCCCTTGCCGTTGCCGGTGTGCTCGCGGCCGGCCTCACCTGGTACGTCTGGGCCACCCAGGGCGCCAAGTTCGGCGTCCTGCTGCTGCTCGGGCTCGGGCTCGGGCTCGCCCTCTTCCACTCGCGGTTCGGCTTCACCTCGGCGTGGCGGCAGCTCGTCGCCGTCGGGAACGGGCAGGGGGTGCGGGCCCACACCGTGCTGCTCGGCACCGCCGCGACGCTCATCGCGCTCATCGCCGGCACCGGCAGTGGCCTCTTCGGCAGCAAGCCCGCGCCGACGGCCGGGGCGCTCGGGCTCGCCCTCTTCGTCGGGGCCACGCTCTTCGCGATCGGCATGCAGCTCGGCGGCGCGTGCGCGTCCGGGACGCTCTTCGCCGTCGGCTCCGGCCAATCCACGATCGTGCTCACCCTCGGCGGGTTCATCGCCGGCTCCGCGCTCTACACCTGGGCGTACCCGGTGCTGTCCGGCTGGCCCGAACTCAAGGGCGTGCTGCTCGCCGACCACGTCGGCTGGTTCGGCTCGTGGGCGATCACCGTCGCCGTTCTCGGGGGGATCGTCCTGGTCACCCGGGTGGTGCAGCGCCGCCGGACGCCGCCGCCGGTCGACGTCGTGCCGACCGCTCGGGGCTTCGCCCGGGTCTTCCGCGGCTCCTGGCCGATGCTCGTCGGCGCCGTCGTGCTGGGGGTGCTGGCCGCCGCCGTGTTCCTCGTCTCCGGCGGGATCTGGGGCATCACCAGCGCGTTCGCCCTGTGGGGCGCCAAGGTCCTGCAGGTGTTCGGGCTGCACCCGGAAACCTGGGAGTTCTGGCGGCTGAAGGCGAACGCGACGTCGCTGGCCGGCCCGATCTGGCGCGACAAGACCAGCCTCACCGACATCGGCATCATGATCGGCGCCGCGGTGGCCGCCGCGGCCGCGGGCGCCTGGAAGATCCACAGCTCGATCCCGTGGCGCACGGCCGTCGCCGCGCTCCTCGGCGGCGTCCTGATGGGCGTCGGCGCGCGGATGGCCGGCGGCTGCAACATCGGCGCGTACCTCGGCGGCATCTCCACCGGCAGCCTGCACGGCTGGCTGTGGGGCGTGTTCGCCCTCGGCGGCACGTGGATCGGCCTCAAGCTGCGGCCGCTGTTCGGGCTGGCGAACCCGGAACCGGCCGACAGCGTCTGCTGA
- a CDS encoding LppU/SCO3897 family protein, which produces MSVPPPAPGGQQPVGQPDPYGPPPGGQQGQPGQYGPPPGQFPPGQPGFPPAPPAPPKRSKAPKLILGGIGAIVVVAIVIIGLVSFMKSPATSNAGDCLTITEFTQGGAEPAKADCNDPKANVKIAKKLETASEECPGGAGGGYDTYSVSGRSSYKLCLMINAKQGDCLANFTSQTKGYLKVPCSDSTKDGELVKVVTGQADKSVCEDTDATRVAVYPEPATTMCVKTAE; this is translated from the coding sequence GTGAGCGTTCCCCCTCCGGCCCCCGGGGGCCAGCAGCCGGTGGGTCAGCCCGATCCTTACGGACCGCCTCCGGGCGGCCAGCAGGGCCAGCCCGGTCAGTACGGACCGCCGCCCGGCCAGTTCCCGCCCGGCCAGCCCGGGTTCCCGCCCGCGCCGCCGGCCCCGCCGAAGCGCTCGAAGGCGCCCAAGCTGATCCTGGGCGGCATCGGCGCCATCGTGGTGGTCGCGATCGTGATCATCGGGCTGGTCTCGTTCATGAAGTCGCCGGCCACCTCGAACGCCGGTGACTGCCTCACGATCACCGAGTTCACCCAGGGCGGCGCCGAGCCGGCGAAGGCCGACTGCAACGACCCGAAGGCGAACGTCAAGATCGCCAAGAAGCTGGAGACGGCGTCCGAGGAGTGCCCGGGTGGTGCTGGCGGGGGTTACGACACCTACTCGGTCAGCGGCCGCAGCTCGTACAAGCTGTGCCTGATGATCAACGCCAAGCAGGGCGACTGCCTGGCGAACTTCACGTCCCAGACCAAGGGCTACCTGAAGGTCCCCTGCAGCGACTCGACCAAGGACGGCGAGCTGGTCAAGGTGGTGACGGGCCAGGCGGACAAGAGCGTCTGCGAGGACACGGACGCAACGCGCGTCGCGGTCTACCCGGAGCCGGCGACGACGATGTGCGTCAAGACGGCTGAATAA